In the genome of Rhodoplanes sp. Z2-YC6860, one region contains:
- a CDS encoding ArsR/SmtB family transcription factor: protein MFGTPSISEVAALVGNPARANVLMALLDGRALTAGELAYAAGVSPQTTSGHLAKMIDARLLVLAKQGRHSYYRLASPLVGRMLEGLMAVAVDGPPRYQPMWRGADELRMARTCYDHLAGRLGVALADALTARDYVVLTEDGGMVTPPGEEFFLGFGIDVHHIGHGRRAFCRPCLDWSERRPHLAGALGAAVAARCFDLGWISHAREPRVVKILPKGARGLADLFGIELQPSR from the coding sequence ATGTTTGGAACTCCGTCCATTTCAGAGGTGGCGGCGCTTGTTGGGAACCCGGCTCGCGCCAACGTTCTGATGGCATTGCTCGACGGTCGCGCTCTGACCGCTGGAGAGCTCGCATATGCAGCCGGCGTTTCGCCACAAACGACGAGCGGTCATCTCGCCAAGATGATCGACGCGCGGCTTTTGGTGCTCGCCAAGCAAGGCAGGCACTCTTATTACCGTCTTGCATCGCCTCTTGTTGGGCGGATGCTCGAAGGCCTCATGGCGGTCGCGGTCGATGGACCGCCGCGTTATCAACCAATGTGGCGGGGCGCTGACGAGTTGCGGATGGCACGTACCTGTTACGATCATCTCGCGGGTCGTCTCGGGGTTGCCTTGGCGGATGCTCTCACCGCCCGCGACTACGTTGTATTGACCGAGGATGGCGGGATGGTCACGCCTCCGGGGGAGGAGTTCTTCCTCGGTTTCGGCATTGACGTGCATCATATCGGGCACGGCCGCCGCGCATTCTGTCGGCCTTGTCTCGATTGGAGCGAGCGACGTCCACACCTCGCGGGCGCTCTGGGTGCAGCCGTTGCTGCACGATGCTTTGATCTCGGTTGGATTTCGCACGCTCGCGAGCCGCGCGTGGTGAAGATATTGCCGAAGGGGGCACGCGGCTTGGCCGATTTGTTCGGTATCGAATTGCAGCCCAGCCGCTAA
- a CDS encoding VOC family protein — MGLETLGYIGLRTANLEDWTAYASRFLGMQLVDKSRGTATFRMDDKKQRLVVHEDTADAPGFFGWEVADAAALDAYAANLERHKVSFARGSRALAEERKVRDLIVLSDPAGNRLEIFHGAETTTDPFKPGRAISGFRTGPLGMGHAVLHCEKIGDILPFYQDILGFQLSDYFTKPFAAYFFHVNPRHHSVAFIESGKVGIHHLMVETCYLDDVGQGYDIAQKTPEMIATTFGRHYNDQVHSFYSWSPSKFMFEYGWGGRTIDTENWTPEVITQGPSLWGHERYWLNEEQRNEARELRISNAEKGYRLPLNVMEGNYKLARDVCPWWDATAPARKTG; from the coding sequence ATGGGCTTGGAAACGCTGGGTTACATTGGTCTTCGCACCGCCAATCTCGAGGACTGGACGGCCTATGCCAGCCGGTTCCTCGGCATGCAGCTCGTCGACAAGAGCCGCGGGACGGCGACCTTCCGGATGGACGACAAGAAGCAGCGGCTCGTGGTCCACGAGGACACAGCCGACGCGCCGGGCTTCTTCGGCTGGGAGGTGGCGGACGCCGCAGCGCTCGACGCCTACGCCGCCAATCTCGAGCGCCACAAGGTGTCGTTTGCCCGCGGCTCCCGCGCGCTCGCCGAGGAGCGCAAGGTGCGCGATCTCATCGTGTTGTCAGACCCGGCCGGCAACCGGCTGGAAATCTTCCACGGCGCCGAGACCACCACCGATCCGTTCAAGCCCGGCCGCGCCATCTCGGGCTTCCGCACCGGGCCGCTTGGCATGGGACACGCCGTGCTCCACTGCGAGAAGATCGGCGACATCCTGCCGTTCTACCAGGACATCCTGGGCTTCCAGCTCAGCGACTATTTCACCAAGCCGTTCGCGGCCTACTTCTTCCACGTCAATCCGCGCCACCACAGCGTGGCCTTCATCGAGTCCGGCAAGGTCGGCATCCATCACCTGATGGTCGAAACCTGCTATCTCGACGACGTCGGCCAGGGCTACGACATCGCGCAGAAAACCCCGGAGATGATCGCAACCACCTTCGGCCGGCACTACAACGATCAGGTCCACTCGTTCTATTCGTGGTCGCCGTCGAAGTTCATGTTCGAATACGGCTGGGGCGGCCGCACCATCGACACCGAGAACTGGACGCCCGAGGTCATTACGCAGGGCCCGAGCCTCTGGGGTCACGAGCGCTACTGGCTGAACGAAGAGCAGCGCAATGAGGCGCGCGAGCTTCGCATCTCCAACGCCGAGAAGGGCTACCGGCTGCCGCTCAACGTGATGGAAGGCAACTACAAGCTCGCCCGCGATGTCTGCCCGTGGTGGGATGCCACCGCGCCAGCGCGCAAGACGGGTTGA
- a CDS encoding ABC transporter substrate-binding protein, which produces MTRTRASALLLLAGAACCTPAQAAEELRIGFIAPKTGIYSQLGIDMQNGLQMYLDEHEGMLGGAKVTLIVEDDQGKPDTGVTKANKLILSDKVNMLVGGVLATTGYALAPVATREKMLYLGSIATADDLGQRDFEKYPYMVRPTFVPSQPAHPLGQWACEQGYKRIAIIAADYAFGHETSGGFQKAFEDCGGKIVQKIWPPIGTKDFGPYLPLIKSDIDAVFALMVGPMSLQFPKQLRAAGYKKPIIGGGTNYDEFILPSMDDTVVGDVSSFMYSAALDTPKNAAFVTKYRSKYGKVPSYYSEANYTTAQWIDEVLKKTNGKYPGPLEFIKTMTSVKLDAVRGPVSLDDRQTAINNIYIKKVEKKKMFGFDKEELWNTVIKTYPNVSQFWTYDKAAFLKQPLYSRDFPPCRFCE; this is translated from the coding sequence ATGACTCGCACGAGAGCGTCTGCGCTGCTGTTGCTGGCGGGCGCGGCCTGTTGCACGCCAGCGCAGGCCGCCGAAGAACTGCGCATCGGGTTCATCGCGCCGAAGACCGGCATCTATTCGCAGCTCGGCATCGACATGCAGAACGGTCTGCAGATGTATCTCGACGAGCACGAGGGCATGCTCGGCGGCGCCAAGGTGACGCTGATCGTCGAGGACGACCAGGGCAAGCCGGACACCGGCGTCACCAAGGCCAACAAGCTGATCCTGTCCGACAAGGTCAACATGCTGGTCGGAGGCGTGCTGGCAACCACAGGCTACGCGCTGGCGCCGGTCGCGACGCGCGAGAAGATGCTCTATCTCGGCTCGATCGCGACCGCCGACGATCTCGGCCAGCGCGACTTCGAGAAATATCCCTACATGGTGCGGCCGACCTTCGTGCCCTCGCAGCCGGCGCACCCGCTCGGACAGTGGGCTTGCGAGCAGGGTTACAAGCGCATCGCGATCATCGCGGCGGACTATGCGTTCGGTCACGAGACCTCGGGCGGATTCCAGAAGGCGTTCGAGGATTGCGGTGGCAAGATCGTGCAGAAAATCTGGCCGCCGATCGGCACCAAGGATTTCGGGCCTTATCTTCCGTTGATCAAGTCTGACATCGATGCGGTGTTCGCATTGATGGTCGGGCCGATGTCGCTGCAATTCCCCAAGCAGCTCCGCGCCGCCGGCTACAAGAAACCGATCATCGGCGGCGGCACCAACTATGACGAGTTCATCCTTCCGTCGATGGACGACACCGTGGTCGGCGATGTGTCGTCGTTTATGTACAGCGCAGCGCTCGACACGCCGAAGAACGCGGCCTTCGTGACGAAGTATCGCTCGAAGTACGGCAAGGTGCCGTCCTATTACTCCGAGGCGAACTACACCACCGCGCAATGGATCGACGAGGTGCTGAAGAAGACGAACGGCAAATATCCAGGGCCGCTGGAATTCATCAAGACAATGACAAGCGTCAAGCTCGACGCGGTGCGCGGACCGGTGTCGCTCGACGATCGGCAGACCGCAATCAACAACATCTATATCAAGAAGGTCGAGAAGAAGAAGATGTTCGGCTTCGACAAGGAGGAGCTGTGGAATACGGTCATCAAGACCTATCCGAACGTCAGCCAGTTCTGGACCTACGACAAGGCGGCGTTCTTGAAGCAGCCGCTCTACAGCCGCGATTTTCCGCCGTGTAGGTTCTGCGAATAG
- a CDS encoding carbon-nitrogen hydrolase family protein: MGDEYGTVKVAAVQAASVFLDREASVEKACRLIREAGRNGARVIGFPEGFIPAHPVWYHHHAATGTLANKLAVELFKNSVEIPGPQTDALGRAARDANAYVVMGVCEKLPNTTGTMFNTQIYFGPDGSIIRKHQKIMPTVGERIVHMGGYGDTFGAFQSEFGPMSGLICGENSNPLAVFSLIAEGTRIHVMSWPNHFPTSGDPLRNRVAIDSQAFAQMSKAFVISACGTVDERMIEMLKPGPEAEKFLRNPDCCGGTLIVDPLSRVIAGPMGAEEGILYAECNLDLGIQMKLRHDFAGHYNRPDIFQVHVNRAAPQLYRVHNDPEALEAPRSDELPAPPRQLTPPIDE, translated from the coding sequence ATGGGCGACGAGTACGGCACGGTGAAGGTCGCGGCGGTTCAGGCCGCGTCGGTGTTCCTCGATCGCGAGGCATCTGTCGAGAAGGCCTGTCGGCTGATCCGCGAGGCGGGCCGGAATGGCGCACGGGTGATCGGCTTTCCCGAAGGCTTCATTCCGGCGCATCCGGTCTGGTACCACCATCACGCCGCGACCGGCACGCTTGCCAACAAGCTCGCGGTCGAATTATTCAAGAACTCGGTCGAGATTCCAGGGCCACAGACCGACGCGCTCGGCCGCGCCGCGCGTGATGCCAATGCCTATGTGGTGATGGGCGTCTGCGAGAAGCTCCCCAACACCACGGGGACGATGTTCAACACGCAGATTTATTTCGGCCCCGACGGAAGCATCATCCGCAAGCATCAGAAGATCATGCCGACCGTCGGCGAGCGCATCGTTCATATGGGCGGCTATGGCGACACCTTCGGCGCGTTCCAGTCGGAGTTCGGCCCGATGTCCGGGCTGATCTGCGGTGAGAATTCCAATCCGCTCGCGGTGTTCTCGCTGATCGCCGAAGGCACGCGCATCCATGTGATGAGCTGGCCCAATCACTTTCCGACCAGCGGCGATCCATTGCGCAACCGCGTGGCGATCGACTCGCAAGCCTTTGCGCAGATGAGCAAGGCCTTCGTGATCTCGGCCTGCGGCACCGTCGACGAGCGTATGATCGAGATGCTGAAGCCCGGCCCCGAGGCCGAAAAATTCCTGCGCAACCCGGACTGCTGCGGCGGCACCCTGATCGTCGATCCGCTGTCGCGGGTGATCGCAGGCCCGATGGGCGCCGAGGAAGGCATTCTCTATGCCGAGTGCAATCTCGACCTCGGCATCCAGATGAAGCTCCGCCACGACTTCGCGGGCCACTACAACCGGCCCGACATTTTCCAGGTTCACGTCAATCGCGCCGCGCCGCAGCTCTACCGGGTTCACAACGACCCGGAGGCGCTCGAAGCACCGCGGAGCGACGAACTCCCCGCCCCGCCCCGGCAGCTCACCCCGCCGATTGACGAATGA
- a CDS encoding nitroreductase, whose translation MDVFEAVDSRIACRHFFDKPVDLKIVKELIMKAQRAASGGNLQSWNVYALTGKPLADFKEVVRKRIANEDPRHTKSEYPIYPEPMFGAYKERREEHGVQLYGSLGIGRDDAAGRLGQYKKNFEFFGAPVALFITIDRKLGPGQWADLGGYVNSLAVLARAYGLDTCPQEAWARLYDTVGNFLKLPANEMLFCGVAIGYGDRKHKANDFRSPRAELHEFCKFYGFD comes from the coding sequence ATGGACGTTTTTGAAGCCGTCGACTCGCGCATTGCCTGCCGTCACTTTTTCGACAAGCCGGTCGATCTGAAAATCGTCAAGGAACTGATCATGAAGGCGCAGCGCGCCGCCTCCGGCGGCAACCTGCAAAGCTGGAACGTCTATGCGCTGACCGGCAAGCCGCTCGCCGATTTCAAGGAAGTCGTGCGAAAGCGCATCGCCAACGAAGACCCGCGCCACACCAAGTCGGAGTATCCGATCTATCCCGAGCCGATGTTCGGTGCCTATAAGGAGCGCCGCGAGGAGCACGGCGTGCAGCTCTACGGCTCGCTCGGCATCGGCCGCGACGACGCCGCCGGCCGGCTCGGCCAGTACAAGAAGAACTTCGAGTTCTTCGGTGCGCCGGTGGCGCTGTTCATCACCATCGACCGCAAGCTCGGTCCAGGCCAATGGGCCGATCTCGGCGGCTACGTCAATTCGCTGGCGGTGCTCGCCCGCGCCTACGGCCTCGACACCTGCCCGCAGGAGGCCTGGGCCAGACTCTACGACACGGTCGGGAATTTCCTGAAGCTTCCGGCGAACGAAATGCTGTTCTGCGGAGTGGCCATCGGCTACGGCGACAGGAAGCACAAGGCCAACGACTTCCGCTCTCCGCGCGCTGAATTGCACGAGTTCTGCAAATTTTACGGCTTCGATTGA
- a CDS encoding aromatic-ring-hydroxylating dioxygenase subunit beta has protein sequence MAGITTERILALHAAYTRCIDRNELESWPDFFLDPCLYVVTSAENHRAGFEGGMIYADTRGMLTDRVMSLRDANVYEKQSYRHIVGMPYVIKNGGDEAETETPFMVMRIMHDGKTDVFATGIYLDVVHAAGGDLKFKKRVVVCDSSRIDTLLALPL, from the coding sequence ATGGCCGGTATCACCACCGAGCGCATCCTTGCGCTGCACGCTGCCTACACCCGCTGCATCGACCGGAACGAACTGGAGTCCTGGCCGGATTTCTTTCTCGACCCGTGCCTCTATGTCGTGACCAGCGCCGAGAACCACAGGGCTGGTTTCGAGGGCGGCATGATCTATGCCGACACCCGTGGCATGCTGACCGACCGTGTCATGTCGCTGCGCGATGCCAATGTCTACGAGAAGCAGAGCTATCGGCACATCGTCGGCATGCCCTACGTGATCAAAAACGGCGGCGACGAGGCCGAGACCGAAACGCCGTTCATGGTGATGCGCATCATGCACGACGGCAAGACTGACGTGTTCGCGACCGGCATTTATCTCGATGTGGTTCACGCCGCGGGCGGCGATCTGAAATTCAAGAAGCGCGTCGTGGTGTGCGATTCCTCGCGCATCGATACGCTGCTGGCGCTGCCGCTGTAG
- a CDS encoding aromatic ring-hydroxylating oxygenase subunit alpha, with amino-acid sequence MNVNVPPGSISNSPQPTEWPEGTLTRVPFWIYHSPDIYALEQQRVYEGPVWNFLCLEAEVSKPGDYRTTFLGSMPVVVARDSDDEIYAFENRCAHRGALIVLDGGGHARDFTCVYHAWNYDLKGNLKAVAFEDGVNGKGGMPKTFCRSDHGPRKLRIALFAGLVFGSLSEDVPPIEEYLGEEVATRIKRVLHKPAVVTGRFTQMLPNNWKLYYENVKDTYHASLLHTFFTTFGINRLSQKGGMVVSPSGGNHASFSFVDKSTQGNDYAAMGLRSENEDFKLKDPTLLDNADEFNDGCHMQILTVFPNFVLQQIQNSLAVRQVLPKGLGETALNWTTFGFADDTPEMKTRRLRQNNLAGPAGYVSMEDGAVGGFVQRGVAAADGERAVLEMGGSGTTNEGTRATEAAVRGFWKCYRAHMGV; translated from the coding sequence GTGAACGTCAACGTCCCGCCCGGCTCGATCTCGAATTCGCCGCAGCCCACCGAATGGCCGGAGGGCACCCTCACCCGCGTGCCGTTCTGGATCTATCACTCGCCGGACATCTACGCGCTCGAGCAACAGCGCGTCTATGAAGGTCCGGTGTGGAATTTCCTCTGCCTCGAAGCCGAGGTGAGCAAGCCCGGCGACTATCGCACCACGTTCCTCGGCAGCATGCCGGTCGTGGTCGCGCGGGATTCCGACGACGAAATCTACGCCTTCGAAAACCGCTGCGCGCATCGCGGCGCGCTGATCGTGCTCGACGGCGGCGGCCACGCCCGCGACTTCACCTGCGTTTATCACGCCTGGAACTACGACCTGAAGGGCAACCTCAAAGCGGTGGCGTTCGAGGATGGCGTCAACGGCAAGGGCGGCATGCCCAAGACCTTTTGCCGCTCGGACCATGGCCCCCGGAAGCTTCGCATCGCGCTGTTCGCAGGCCTCGTGTTCGGCAGCCTTTCGGAAGACGTGCCGCCGATCGAGGAGTATCTCGGCGAGGAGGTCGCGACCCGCATCAAGCGCGTGCTGCACAAGCCGGCCGTCGTCACCGGCCGCTTCACCCAGATGCTGCCGAACAACTGGAAGCTCTATTACGAGAACGTCAAGGACACCTATCACGCCTCGCTGCTGCATACCTTCTTCACGACCTTCGGCATCAACCGGCTGTCGCAGAAGGGCGGCATGGTGGTGAGCCCAAGCGGCGGCAACCACGCGAGTTTCTCGTTCGTCGACAAGAGCACCCAGGGCAACGACTACGCCGCGATGGGGCTTCGCTCCGAGAACGAGGACTTCAAGCTGAAGGACCCGACGCTGCTCGACAATGCCGACGAGTTCAACGACGGCTGCCACATGCAGATCCTCACGGTGTTCCCGAATTTCGTGCTGCAGCAGATCCAGAACTCGCTCGCTGTGCGGCAGGTGCTGCCAAAAGGGCTTGGCGAGACCGCGTTGAACTGGACCACCTTCGGCTTCGCTGACGACACGCCGGAGATGAAGACGCGGCGGCTCCGCCAGAACAATCTGGCTGGTCCCGCGGGCTATGTGTCGATGGAAGACGGCGCGGTCGGCGGTTTCGTGCAGCGCGGCGTGGCTGCCGCCGACGGCGAGCGCGCCGTGCTGGAAATGGGCGGCTCGGGCACGACCAACGAGGGCACGCGCGCCACGGAAGCGGCGGTGCGTGGCTTCTGGAAGTGCTACCGCGCTCACATGGGCGTTTGA
- a CDS encoding ABC transporter substrate-binding protein: protein MALRCSSILLALLSGAALAVAASAPSHAADELRIGMIAPMTGPFAQVGKDMVDGFNMYVEEAGADFAGAKVKVIVEDDVAKPDTGVTKAKKLILQDKVQLLVGGVLASTGYALAPISTSDKTVYIPSVPASDDLTQRDASKFPYLIRTGWSSSQPHHPLGQWACDQGYKKIVAIGADYAFGYESVGGFQKAFEDCGGQIVQKIWPPLGAKDFGPYIPGIRADADAVFSLMVGPMALQFPKQLRQSGYKKPIIGGGTSYDEFALPFMDDGVIGDVSALQYSAALETPKNEAFVKKYRTKYGKVPSYFSETNYSTAMMIHEVLKGTKGEFPGPEQFVAKLAALKIDTPRGPVSFDDMRNPVQNIYIKKVEKKKLFGYDKEELWNTVIKTYPAVSQFWTYGKDAFLKQPVYSRDFPSCRFCN from the coding sequence ATGGCCTTGCGCTGCTCTTCGATCCTGCTTGCCTTGTTGTCCGGTGCGGCCCTGGCCGTGGCCGCCAGCGCGCCGTCGCACGCCGCCGACGAACTGCGGATCGGCATGATCGCGCCGATGACTGGGCCTTTTGCTCAGGTGGGCAAAGACATGGTCGATGGTTTCAACATGTATGTCGAAGAGGCGGGAGCCGACTTCGCAGGCGCCAAGGTGAAGGTGATCGTCGAGGACGACGTTGCCAAGCCGGATACCGGCGTCACCAAGGCCAAGAAGCTGATCCTGCAGGACAAGGTGCAGCTCCTGGTCGGCGGCGTGCTGGCTTCGACCGGCTATGCGCTGGCGCCGATCTCAACCAGTGACAAGACCGTGTACATCCCGTCGGTGCCGGCGTCGGACGATCTCACGCAGCGCGACGCGTCCAAGTTTCCCTATCTGATCCGCACCGGCTGGAGCAGCTCGCAGCCGCATCACCCGCTCGGTCAATGGGCCTGCGATCAGGGCTACAAGAAAATCGTGGCGATCGGCGCCGACTACGCCTTCGGCTACGAGTCGGTGGGTGGCTTCCAGAAGGCGTTCGAGGACTGCGGCGGGCAGATCGTGCAGAAGATCTGGCCGCCGCTCGGCGCGAAGGATTTCGGGCCGTACATTCCCGGAATCAGGGCCGACGCCGACGCGGTGTTCTCGCTGATGGTCGGGCCGATGGCGCTGCAATTCCCCAAGCAGTTGCGGCAGTCCGGCTACAAGAAGCCGATCATCGGCGGCGGCACGAGCTACGACGAATTCGCGCTGCCGTTCATGGATGACGGCGTGATCGGCGACGTCTCGGCGCTGCAATACAGCGCCGCGCTCGAAACGCCGAAGAACGAGGCCTTCGTGAAGAAATACCGCACCAAGTACGGCAAGGTGCCGTCCTATTTCTCGGAAACCAATTACTCGACCGCGATGATGATCCACGAGGTGCTCAAGGGCACCAAGGGCGAGTTCCCGGGTCCCGAGCAGTTCGTCGCCAAGCTCGCGGCGCTGAAGATCGATACGCCGCGCGGGCCGGTGAGCTTCGACGACATGCGCAACCCGGTGCAGAACATCTACATCAAAAAGGTCGAGAAGAAGAAACTGTTCGGCTACGACAAGGAAGAGCTCTGGAACACGGTGATCAAGACCTATCCGGCGGTGAGCCAGTTCTGGACCTACGGCAAGGACGCGTTCCTGAAGCAGCCGGTCTACAGCCGCGACTTCCCGTCGTGCAGGTTCTGCAACTAG
- a CDS encoding 2Fe-2S iron-sulfur cluster-binding protein — MAFNITVENSEYRFPCEPNESVLDAAQRAGLEIPFSCRKGVCGTCKGRIVSGDSRAFSGDALSPAERAEGQALFCNTRPRSDLVIAPRSIGKADPFARKTTVARVFRLQRLADDVMLVHLRFPAGIRVKFKAGQHLNLLLDNGERRDFSMANAPRESDGAQLHIRHVPGGAFTTYVFEKLRRGDLLKVEVPFGDFVLRDSNKPILFVAGSTGFAPVKSIIEDMMIKGVARDMTLYWGARHRAGLYSDLPEQWARTNPRFHYVPVLSDVRAYGMRYNLVHKAVLEDHPSLSGFQAYVCGVPVMTQAAKSEFIAAGLPEGEFFADAFVTRAEVASAGP; from the coding sequence ATGGCATTCAACATCACAGTCGAGAACTCCGAGTATCGGTTCCCCTGCGAACCGAACGAGTCGGTGCTGGATGCAGCCCAACGCGCCGGCCTGGAAATCCCGTTCTCCTGCCGCAAGGGCGTGTGCGGCACCTGCAAGGGCCGCATTGTCTCGGGCGACAGCCGCGCCTTCTCAGGCGACGCGCTGAGCCCCGCCGAGCGCGCCGAGGGCCAGGCGCTGTTCTGCAACACCCGGCCGCGCTCGGACCTGGTCATCGCGCCGCGCAGCATCGGCAAGGCCGATCCGTTTGCGCGCAAGACCACCGTGGCGCGCGTGTTCCGCCTGCAGCGCCTCGCCGATGACGTGATGCTGGTGCACCTGCGCTTCCCCGCGGGCATCCGGGTGAAGTTCAAGGCCGGACAGCATCTCAATCTCCTGCTCGACAACGGCGAGCGGCGCGACTTCTCCATGGCCAATGCGCCGCGCGAGAGCGACGGCGCGCAGCTTCACATCCGCCACGTGCCGGGCGGCGCGTTCACCACATACGTGTTCGAAAAGCTCCGCCGCGGCGACCTGCTGAAGGTCGAAGTCCCGTTCGGCGATTTCGTCTTGCGCGACAGCAACAAGCCGATCCTGTTCGTCGCGGGCTCGACGGGCTTTGCGCCGGTCAAATCGATTATCGAAGACATGATGATCAAGGGTGTCGCGCGCGACATGACGCTCTATTGGGGTGCCCGGCATCGCGCTGGCCTCTACTCGGATCTGCCGGAGCAATGGGCCAGGACCAATCCGCGGTTCCATTACGTGCCGGTGCTTTCCGACGTGCGCGCCTACGGCATGCGCTACAATCTCGTTCACAAGGCCGTGCTCGAAGACCATCCGTCATTGAGCGGCTTCCAGGCCTATGTCTGCGGCGTGCCGGTGATGACCCAGGCCGCGAAATCCGAGTTCATCGCCGCGGGCTTGCCGGAAGGTGAATTTTTCGCTGACGCCTTCGTCACGCGCGCCGAAGTGGCCTCGGCCGGGCCATAA
- a CDS encoding ABC transporter ATP-binding protein, which yields MHEPLPAAALDIRALCKRFDRPAVDNLDLKVRRGEFYGLLGPNGAGKTTTLRMVAGLLRPDAGSISIFGIDALADPVEAKRITAWVSDEPMIYDKLTPYEYLEFVAGLWSIEPVEAERRANELIGWLGLGPHAHERCEGFSKGMRQKVALAGALVHDPMLIILDEPLTGLDAGSARQVKTVLRERVAAGGTVIMTTHILEVAERMADRIGVIAGGKLIAEGTLDELRAKAGKGDSSLEDTFLTLVAEQTQAAGQVA from the coding sequence ATGCACGAACCCCTGCCCGCAGCGGCGCTCGATATCCGCGCGCTCTGCAAACGGTTTGATCGGCCGGCGGTCGACAATCTCGATCTCAAGGTTCGTCGCGGCGAGTTCTACGGGCTGCTCGGTCCGAACGGCGCCGGCAAGACCACGACCCTGCGCATGGTCGCCGGGCTGCTGCGCCCGGACGCCGGCTCGATCTCGATCTTCGGCATCGATGCGCTCGCCGATCCGGTCGAGGCCAAGCGCATCACCGCGTGGGTATCGGACGAGCCGATGATCTACGACAAGCTCACGCCGTACGAATATCTCGAATTCGTCGCGGGGCTGTGGAGCATCGAGCCTGTCGAAGCAGAACGCCGCGCCAACGAGTTGATCGGCTGGCTGGGCTTGGGTCCGCACGCGCACGAACGCTGCGAGGGCTTTTCCAAGGGCATGCGGCAGAAGGTAGCGCTCGCGGGCGCCCTGGTGCACGACCCGATGCTGATCATCCTCGACGAGCCTTTGACCGGACTCGATGCCGGCTCGGCGCGGCAGGTGAAGACCGTGCTGCGCGAGCGGGTCGCGGCCGGCGGCACCGTGATCATGACCACGCATATTCTTGAAGTGGCCGAGCGCATGGCCGACCGCATCGGCGTTATCGCGGGCGGCAAGCTGATCGCCGAAGGCACGCTCGACGAACTGCGCGCCAAGGCCGGCAAGGGCGACAGCAGTCTCGAAGACACGTTCCTGACGCTGGTCGCTGAACAGACCCAAGCTGCTGGTCAGGTGGCGTGA
- a CDS encoding putative quinol monooxygenase, which translates to MNFAITYPVCLALGACLLASAPMRAADSGRSSNMEKQTMLELTKGFAPTSGHVALAATWEAKDGQAEAVADILRRMAEAVKSEPGTLLFWPHRSSSDGRVFFLYELFVDDAAFAAHQQTDYFKKLVVGEALPKLARRERVQMKPFRPQGPEPFAE; encoded by the coding sequence ATGAATTTCGCCATCACCTATCCCGTCTGTCTGGCATTGGGCGCGTGCTTGCTGGCATCCGCCCCCATGCGCGCTGCCGATAGTGGCCGGTCATCCAACATGGAGAAGCAAACGATGCTTGAACTCACGAAAGGTTTCGCGCCGACCAGCGGACATGTCGCGCTTGCGGCAACGTGGGAGGCCAAGGACGGACAAGCGGAAGCGGTCGCGGACATCCTACGCCGCATGGCCGAAGCGGTGAAATCCGAGCCCGGCACACTGCTGTTCTGGCCACACCGTTCCTCGTCGGACGGTCGCGTGTTCTTCCTCTACGAGTTGTTCGTCGACGATGCGGCCTTCGCCGCGCACCAGCAAACGGACTATTTCAAAAAGTTGGTGGTCGGCGAAGCTTTGCCCAAGCTGGCGCGGCGCGAGCGTGTGCAAATGAAGCCGTTCCGGCCGCAAGGTCCGGAGCCTTTTGCCGAGTAG